One window of the Rufibacter radiotolerans genome contains the following:
- a CDS encoding MlaE family ABC transporter permease has protein sequence MKTFGAFLLFLSTLVKRGESFKILFNRVIDEAILIGIDSIFIVGVVSSFIGAVTCVQISYNLTNALIPNSTIGFMVREMTILELAPTITSIVLAGKVGSNIAGGLGTMRITEQIDALEVMGINSASYLVLPKIIASLLVFPMLVIISMFLSILGGYLAGTLSGALSGQEYIIGLRSSFIPYNITFALIKSFVFAFLIASISSYQGYFTSGGALEVGRASTNAVTSSVIAILIADYVLAQVLL, from the coding sequence ATGAAAACCTTTGGTGCCTTTTTACTCTTCCTGTCCACCCTGGTAAAACGGGGAGAGTCTTTCAAAATCCTCTTTAACAGGGTCATAGATGAAGCCATTCTTATTGGTATTGATTCCATCTTTATTGTGGGGGTGGTCTCTTCCTTTATTGGGGCGGTAACCTGCGTGCAGATTTCCTACAACCTCACCAACGCGCTTATCCCTAACTCCACCATCGGGTTTATGGTGCGGGAGATGACCATTCTGGAACTGGCCCCCACCATCACCTCTATTGTGCTGGCCGGCAAGGTGGGTTCCAATATTGCCGGCGGGCTGGGTACCATGCGCATCACAGAGCAGATAGACGCCCTGGAAGTAATGGGAATCAACTCTGCCTCTTACCTGGTTTTGCCTAAAATCATTGCCTCCCTGCTGGTGTTCCCTATGCTGGTGATCATCTCCATGTTCTTGTCCATTCTGGGCGGGTATCTGGCCGGAACGCTATCGGGTGCCTTGTCTGGGCAGGAATATATCATTGGCCTTAGGTCCTCGTTCATTCCGTATAACATCACCTTCGCCCTGATCAAGTCTTTTGTATTTGCCTTTCTAATAGCCTCCATTTCTTCTTACCAGGGCTATTTTACCTCTGGGGGTGCCCTGGAGGTAGGCCGGGCGAGTACCAATGCCGTGACCAGCAGCGTGATTGCCATCTTAATTGCCGACTACGTTCTTGCCCAGGTGCTGCTCTAA
- the gldA gene encoding gliding motility-associated ABC transporter ATP-binding subunit GldA has protein sequence MGIEIKDLTKLYGTQAAVDHVSFTVGTGEIVGFLGPNGAGKSTTMKIATCYLPPTSGTVLVNGFDVLEQPMEVRRQVGYLPEHNPLYLDMYVREYLHFVGKLHGLGSGQVKARTDEMVNLCGLTRESHKKIGALSKGYRQRVGLAQALIHDPQVLILDEPTTGLDPNQIVEIRQLIKEVGQSKTVLFSTHIMQEVSALCDRVLIINQGKLVADSPVAELKNMGRQETRILAEFESDVHPEKALLSLPGVERVELAGALKYRIVAGSTSDLRSAIFRMAGEQGWPLVGLQQEENSLEKLFQELTNSGK, from the coding sequence ATGGGAATTGAGATAAAAGACCTTACCAAACTCTATGGGACCCAGGCCGCCGTGGACCATGTGTCATTTACGGTGGGCACGGGTGAGATTGTAGGCTTTCTGGGACCCAACGGGGCCGGAAAATCCACGACCATGAAAATTGCCACCTGCTACCTTCCGCCTACCAGCGGAACGGTGCTGGTGAATGGGTTTGACGTGCTGGAGCAACCCATGGAAGTCCGGCGGCAGGTAGGGTACCTGCCCGAGCACAACCCGCTGTACCTGGACATGTACGTGCGCGAATACCTCCATTTTGTTGGGAAACTGCACGGCCTGGGAAGCGGCCAGGTGAAAGCCCGCACCGATGAAATGGTGAATTTGTGTGGCCTCACCCGCGAGAGCCACAAAAAGATTGGCGCCTTGTCAAAAGGCTACCGCCAGCGGGTTGGGTTGGCGCAGGCGCTTATCCATGACCCCCAGGTTTTAATTTTAGATGAGCCCACCACCGGCTTGGACCCTAACCAGATTGTAGAGATCAGGCAACTGATCAAAGAGGTGGGCCAATCCAAAACGGTGCTGTTCTCCACCCACATCATGCAGGAAGTCAGCGCCCTCTGTGACCGTGTGCTCATCATTAACCAAGGCAAACTGGTGGCAGACAGTCCCGTGGCCGAACTCAAAAACATGGGCCGCCAGGAAACCAGAATCCTGGCTGAGTTTGAGTCAGACGTGCACCCGGAAAAAGCCTTGCTTTCTTTGCCCGGAGTGGAAAGGGTAGAGCTCGCCGGTGCGTTGAAATACCGCATTGTGGCTGGCTCAACTTCAGACCTTAGGTCGGCTATTTTTAGGATGGCCGGGGAGCAGGGCTGGCCGCTGGTAGGGCTTCAGCAGGAAGAGAACTCATTGGAGAAGCTGTTCCAGGAACTGACCAACAGCGGCAAATAG
- a CDS encoding SDR family NAD(P)-dependent oxidoreductase encodes MQKYIVVTGGTKGIGRAIVDRFAAEGFHIITCARHEQDLKKLKLEIERDFTFSKVFYQAVDVGQEGEIKRFLEYIKTLKVKIDVLVNNAGFFIPGMIHEESETVLREMINTNLYSAYDLTKGLVGDMIKRRDGHIFTICSTASVTAYTNGGSYCIAKHALYGMTRVLREELKEHGIRVTAVLPGATFTASWEGVDLPKDRFMKPEDVAQAIFTAHCLSKNTVIEELLLRPQLGDI; translated from the coding sequence ATGCAAAAATATATAGTGGTGACCGGCGGCACGAAAGGCATTGGCAGAGCCATTGTAGACCGTTTCGCGGCCGAAGGGTTCCATATAATCACCTGCGCCCGCCATGAGCAGGACCTGAAGAAACTGAAACTGGAGATTGAGCGTGATTTCACCTTCTCAAAGGTTTTCTACCAGGCCGTAGACGTAGGGCAGGAAGGGGAGATTAAGCGCTTTCTGGAGTACATCAAAACCCTGAAAGTAAAGATTGACGTGCTGGTGAACAACGCCGGCTTTTTCATACCGGGCATGATCCATGAGGAGAGTGAGACCGTGCTGCGCGAAATGATCAACACCAACCTTTACAGCGCCTATGACCTGACCAAAGGCCTGGTAGGCGACATGATCAAGCGCCGCGATGGGCATATCTTCACCATCTGCTCCACGGCCAGCGTGACGGCCTACACCAACGGAGGCTCCTACTGTATAGCTAAGCATGCCCTCTACGGCATGACCCGCGTGCTGCGCGAAGAACTCAAAGAACACGGAATTCGGGTCACTGCCGTTCTGCCGGGTGCCACCTTCACCGCCAGCTGGGAAGGAGTAGACCTGCCCAAAGACCGCTTCATGAAACCCGAAGATGTAGCCCAGGCCATTTTCACCGCCCACTGCCTGTCTAAAAACACCGTCATTGAAGAATTGCTGCTGAGGCCGCAGTTAGGAGATATTTAG
- a CDS encoding SDR family oxidoreductase — MELEGKVVVITGASSGIGLAAAKLLLEQGATVVSWSRSRPKISHPDFYFFECDVRHEQSVWTAFEQTVERLRQNISVLINNAGLGIQGAMDTMSPKDWLTMMDTNVNGIFYCTRLVLPQMKKQMEGHIINISSIAGLTGIENMSGYCATKFAVRGISQALFKEVRPFGVKVTCIYPGSTATAFFDGFEGTGTAPKNMMQPEDIASTILHVLQSPPNYHHVDIEVRPLMPKGRPEPKKA, encoded by the coding sequence ATGGAACTAGAAGGAAAAGTAGTAGTGATTACCGGAGCCAGCAGCGGTATAGGCCTGGCTGCCGCCAAGTTACTATTGGAGCAAGGCGCCACCGTAGTAAGTTGGAGCCGTTCCCGCCCTAAAATTTCACACCCTGATTTTTATTTCTTTGAGTGCGATGTGCGCCACGAGCAATCGGTCTGGACCGCCTTTGAGCAGACCGTGGAGCGCCTTCGGCAGAACATATCTGTGCTCATTAACAATGCCGGCCTGGGCATTCAGGGTGCAATGGATACCATGAGCCCCAAAGACTGGCTCACCATGATGGATACCAACGTTAACGGTATATTCTACTGCACGCGCCTGGTGTTGCCTCAAATGAAAAAGCAGATGGAGGGCCATATCATCAACATCTCCTCCATTGCCGGCCTTACCGGTATTGAGAACATGAGCGGCTACTGCGCCACCAAGTTCGCGGTACGCGGAATTTCCCAGGCTTTGTTCAAAGAGGTTCGTCCGTTTGGCGTGAAGGTGACCTGTATTTACCCGGGCTCTACCGCCACCGCCTTCTTTGACGGCTTTGAAGGCACCGGCACCGCCCCTAAGAACATGATGCAGCCCGAGGATATTGCCTCTACCATTCTGCACGTGCTGCAGTCGCCGCCCAACTACCACCACGTGGATATTGAGGTGCGCCCGCTTATGCCCAAGGGAAGGCCTGAGCCAAAGAAAGCCTAA
- the gldF gene encoding gliding motility-associated ABC transporter permease subunit GldF, which yields MFAILSKEFNSYLNSLIGYIVIGVFLVATGLFMWVFPDSSVLDYGYADLQSVFLLAPWLFLFLIPAITMRTFAEERKGGTMELLLTKPLSDTQLLLGKYFACLLLVLFALLPSLLYYVSVYQLGDPVGNIDSAAVAGSYLGLVFLAAVFVAMGVFASSLTENQIVAFILAVFLCYLVYTGFDLLASIDAWGTFSYYIAQLGISYHYNAISKGLIDSRDVLYFLSVITIMLLATKLVLESRKW from the coding sequence ATGTTCGCCATCCTTTCCAAAGAATTCAATTCCTACCTCAACTCTCTTATCGGCTATATAGTCATTGGGGTGTTTCTGGTGGCCACGGGGCTGTTTATGTGGGTGTTCCCAGACAGCAGCGTGCTGGACTACGGCTACGCCGATCTGCAGAGCGTTTTCCTGCTGGCACCCTGGCTGTTTTTGTTCCTGATTCCGGCCATTACCATGCGCACCTTCGCCGAAGAGCGGAAGGGCGGCACTATGGAACTGCTGCTGACCAAGCCTTTGTCAGATACTCAATTGCTGCTAGGCAAATACTTCGCCTGCTTGCTGCTGGTACTGTTTGCCCTGTTGCCGTCCTTGCTGTATTATGTAAGCGTGTACCAACTGGGCGACCCGGTGGGCAACATAGATTCAGCGGCCGTTGCAGGATCTTACTTGGGGCTGGTATTTCTGGCGGCCGTGTTTGTGGCCATGGGCGTGTTTGCGTCGTCGCTTACGGAGAACCAGATTGTGGCCTTTATCCTGGCGGTGTTCCTGTGTTACCTGGTGTACACCGGGTTTGATCTGCTGGCCTCTATAGATGCGTGGGGTACCTTTTCTTACTACATCGCGCAGTTAGGCATCTCTTACCACTACAACGCCATCAGTAAGGGCCTGATAGACTCCCGTGATGTGCTGTATTTCCTGAGCGTGATCACCATTATGCTACTAGCCACTAAACTTGTATTGGAGAGCAGAAAATGGTAG
- a CDS encoding GNAT family N-acetyltransferase: MPGKLEIKEISADQTWLIRQMVMWPNKPLSFVQLPDDDQGQHFGLMVDQQIISVVSLFRNGHQAQFRKFATLPTFQKRGYGSKLLEHVFSVAASQNITLVWCHARASALEFYQKMGMEPEGECFCRDGLEYVKMRKAF; encoded by the coding sequence ATGCCCGGTAAACTTGAAATCAAAGAGATATCCGCAGATCAGACCTGGCTTATTCGGCAGATGGTTATGTGGCCCAACAAGCCACTAAGCTTTGTGCAGTTACCGGATGATGACCAGGGGCAACATTTTGGGTTGATGGTGGATCAGCAGATTATCTCGGTGGTGTCTCTTTTCCGTAACGGGCATCAGGCGCAATTCAGGAAATTCGCTACGCTGCCCACCTTTCAGAAAAGAGGCTATGGCAGCAAGCTTTTAGAACATGTATTTTCGGTGGCGGCCAGCCAAAACATTACCTTGGTGTGGTGCCATGCCCGTGCCTCGGCCTTAGAATTCTACCAGAAAATGGGGATGGAACCCGAAGGGGAATGTTTTTGCCGGGATGGGTTGGAGTACGTGAAAATGAGAAAGGCTTTTTAA
- a CDS encoding alpha-amylase family glycosyl hydrolase, which translates to MMKKILLALLSSALCSLPLSSFSQKGPIPAHWHKGVTYEIFVRAFADSNGDGIGDIKGMTRRLDYLQELGVKGVWLMPISPAPSYHKYDVVDYKDIDPEYGTMADFKQFVKEAHARDIKVILDMVPNHSSSLHPWFQAAMKDPNSPYRDYYVWQDSAKVRGQEHWYSPKDASGKILGGQKYYGFFWHGMPDLNYDNPKVRAEMIEAGRFWLKEVGIDGFRLDAVRHVYPDAEAAKNHAWWREFRRELDKVKPGFFTVGEVWAPDSQVAPYLQQGLHSVFNFDLSFALVKALQTGDAAGLAPLHKRIQNLYQTVDPAFVDATFLTNHDQNRIMSEVAGNTGKAKVAAALLLTLPGSPFLYYGEELGMTGMKPDEYIREPFLWADSLHSPDRTRWISPKYNTQETLKPLQEQQKDQSSLWHHYKTLISLREKNEALHSGVLKPIILPLSQVSAFRRISPTQRLVVVHNTSDKEVTVAIPGLKKRKTKLLFASQKIIWQKDQVVLPGYGSVVLEEK; encoded by the coding sequence ATGATGAAAAAAATCTTGCTGGCCCTCCTTTCCTCTGCGCTCTGTAGCCTTCCACTCTCTTCTTTCTCTCAAAAGGGCCCTATTCCGGCTCACTGGCACAAGGGCGTGACGTATGAGATCTTTGTACGGGCTTTCGCCGATTCTAACGGGGACGGCATAGGCGATATCAAAGGCATGACCAGAAGACTGGATTACCTGCAGGAGCTGGGTGTGAAAGGGGTCTGGCTTATGCCCATCAGCCCCGCCCCTTCTTACCACAAATATGACGTGGTGGATTACAAAGACATTGACCCCGAGTATGGCACCATGGCAGATTTCAAGCAGTTTGTGAAAGAGGCCCATGCCCGGGATATCAAGGTGATCCTGGACATGGTGCCCAACCACAGCAGTTCTTTGCACCCCTGGTTTCAGGCAGCCATGAAAGACCCTAATAGCCCCTATCGTGACTATTATGTCTGGCAGGACAGCGCCAAAGTAAGGGGCCAGGAACATTGGTACAGCCCTAAAGACGCGTCGGGAAAGATTTTGGGTGGTCAGAAATACTACGGCTTCTTCTGGCACGGCATGCCCGACCTCAACTATGACAACCCCAAGGTACGTGCCGAGATGATTGAGGCCGGCAGGTTCTGGCTGAAGGAAGTGGGAATAGACGGTTTCAGGTTAGACGCCGTGCGGCACGTGTACCCAGATGCCGAGGCGGCTAAAAACCATGCCTGGTGGCGGGAGTTTAGAAGGGAACTGGACAAGGTGAAACCGGGCTTTTTCACGGTGGGCGAAGTATGGGCCCCAGACTCCCAGGTGGCGCCGTACCTGCAACAGGGGCTCCATTCCGTGTTTAACTTTGACCTGAGTTTCGCGCTGGTAAAGGCCCTCCAAACCGGGGACGCCGCCGGCCTGGCCCCACTGCATAAACGCATTCAGAATCTCTACCAAACCGTTGATCCTGCCTTTGTGGACGCCACATTTTTGACCAACCATGACCAAAACCGGATCATGAGTGAGGTAGCCGGAAACACAGGCAAAGCCAAAGTAGCAGCCGCTTTGCTCTTGACCCTGCCCGGCTCCCCTTTTCTGTACTACGGCGAAGAATTGGGCATGACCGGCATGAAACCCGACGAGTATATCAGGGAGCCTTTCCTGTGGGCTGATAGCCTCCATTCCCCAGACCGCACCCGCTGGATCTCGCCTAAATACAATACCCAGGAAACCCTAAAGCCCCTACAGGAGCAGCAAAAAGACCAAAGCTCCCTGTGGCATCATTACAAAACCTTGATCAGTCTTCGGGAGAAAAATGAGGCCTTGCATTCTGGTGTTTTGAAACCCATTATATTGCCCTTGTCGCAGGTATCTGCTTTCCGGCGAATCTCCCCTACCCAGCGGCTGGTAGTCGTACACAATACCTCAGACAAAGAAGTTACTGTTGCTATTCCGGGGTTAAAAAAGAGGAAAACCAAGCTGCTTTTCGCTTCCCAGAAAATCATCTGGCAGAAAGACCAGGTAGTGTTGCCGGGCTATGGCTCAGTGGTGCTGGAAGAGAAATAA
- the gldG gene encoding gliding motility-associated ABC transporter substrate-binding protein GldG, with protein sequence MVEQTQPNPQKPVVESRRRHDWTFFLVAVGLLLVLNFVANRYFFRLDLTEDKRYSISDQTKTLLANLKEPVNITVYLEGEFPAGFRRLQNSTREMLEEFRLYSDGRVQYQFIDPNANTNEEARNQFYTQLAQKGLQPTNLFAQEGDKKVEKIVFPGALISAGSKETAATLLKGSQTASPEERLNQSIEGLEYELATGIQKVASTSAGRIGVLQGHGELWLPQAADFLGTLSEYYTVNRVNLSQVPNLNNFNLVVLMKPTQPFSEQDKYKMDQFLIRGGKLLFMLDGVRASLDSVREEGALAFPYDLNLQDMLFKYGVRVNPDLVQDLNSSFIPMVTGYMGNQPQTQLVPWRYYPLINSFSELPVTRNLDAVQTKFVSSLDTVKAMGIKKSPLMWTSQYSRKRDSPVSISLNDPRVDRYPKLFNQNAIPVGYLLEGKFQSVFKNRPVPEGSSIPFLPESKASQIVVFSDGDLAANEVDPRSGRPLELGFDRFTRTRFANKELLKNVVDYLLNEKGLIELRGKEIKLRPLDKLKLREERTKWQAINLGIPLVLLALFGVVKFWLRKRKYAR encoded by the coding sequence ATGGTAGAGCAGACCCAACCTAATCCGCAAAAGCCGGTGGTGGAAAGCCGCCGCCGCCATGACTGGACCTTTTTCCTGGTAGCCGTAGGGCTGCTGCTGGTCCTCAACTTTGTGGCCAACCGCTACTTCTTCCGGCTAGACCTCACCGAGGACAAACGCTATTCTATCTCAGACCAAACCAAAACCTTACTGGCCAACCTGAAGGAGCCGGTGAACATAACCGTGTACCTGGAAGGCGAATTCCCGGCGGGGTTCCGGCGCCTGCAGAACAGCACACGTGAGATGCTGGAAGAATTCCGGCTGTATTCAGACGGTCGGGTGCAGTACCAGTTTATAGACCCTAACGCCAACACCAATGAAGAGGCCCGCAACCAGTTCTATACCCAATTGGCGCAGAAAGGACTGCAGCCCACCAACCTGTTTGCGCAGGAAGGAGATAAAAAGGTAGAAAAAATCGTCTTTCCGGGCGCCTTGATTTCCGCGGGAAGCAAAGAGACAGCGGCCACTTTACTCAAAGGAAGCCAAACGGCTTCGCCGGAAGAACGGTTAAACCAATCTATTGAAGGGCTGGAGTATGAACTGGCTACGGGCATCCAGAAAGTAGCTTCCACCAGTGCCGGCCGCATTGGTGTGCTACAAGGCCACGGGGAACTCTGGTTACCGCAGGCCGCCGATTTCTTGGGCACCTTGTCTGAATACTACACCGTGAACCGCGTGAACCTGTCTCAGGTACCCAACCTGAACAACTTCAACCTGGTGGTGCTCATGAAACCTACCCAGCCTTTTTCTGAGCAGGACAAATACAAAATGGATCAGTTCCTGATCAGAGGCGGGAAACTGCTCTTTATGCTGGACGGCGTGCGGGCCTCGCTGGATAGCGTGAGGGAGGAAGGCGCCCTGGCGTTCCCGTATGACCTCAACCTGCAGGACATGTTGTTTAAGTATGGGGTGCGCGTAAACCCAGACCTGGTGCAGGACCTAAATTCCAGCTTCATACCTATGGTAACAGGGTACATGGGCAACCAGCCGCAGACCCAGCTGGTGCCCTGGCGCTATTACCCTTTGATCAATAGCTTCAGTGAGTTGCCGGTTACCCGCAACCTGGATGCCGTGCAGACCAAGTTTGTGAGCTCCCTGGATACCGTGAAAGCCATGGGCATCAAAAAATCCCCGCTTATGTGGACCTCCCAGTATTCGCGCAAGCGCGATTCACCGGTTTCCATTTCCTTGAATGACCCCAGAGTAGACCGTTACCCCAAGCTTTTCAATCAAAACGCCATTCCGGTGGGGTACCTGCTGGAAGGCAAGTTCCAATCCGTATTCAAAAACCGGCCGGTGCCGGAAGGGTCCTCTATTCCGTTCCTGCCGGAAAGCAAAGCCTCACAGATAGTGGTGTTCTCTGACGGAGATCTGGCGGCCAACGAGGTAGATCCACGGTCGGGGAGGCCTTTGGAACTGGGTTTTGACCGATTCACCCGCACCCGCTTTGCCAACAAAGAGCTCCTGAAAAACGTGGTAGACTATCTGCTCAATGAAAAGGGACTGATAGAATTGAGAGGGAAAGAGATCAAGTTAAGACCGCTGGATAAGCTCAAGCTGCGGGAAGAAAGAACCAAATGGCAGGCCATTAACCTGGGCATTCCGCTGGTGTTGCTGGCGCTGTTTGGGGTGGTGAAATTCTGGCTCCGGAAGCGCAAGTATGCCCGGTAA
- a CDS encoding ABC transporter ATP-binding protein → MIEIHNIQKSFNGKKVLKGISGVFESGKMNMLLGASGTGKSVLLKCIVGLVKPDVGSITYDGRIFANNKLDIKQEIRRKIGMLFQGGALFDSMNVNENVEFPLIMLTDMGKAERKERVEFCLKRVGLENAGNLMPSELSGGMKKRVGIARAIAPHCTYLFCDEPNSGLDPLTALKIDELIKEITEEYDITTIVVTHDMNSVLEYGDNVMFLYEGKKLWEGHSSTIMDTHVKELNDFIFSNRLMRDAKKIEQIEEEEQNKLEEEEEQKKEENR, encoded by the coding sequence ATGATTGAAATACATAACATCCAGAAAAGCTTTAACGGTAAAAAGGTGCTGAAAGGCATTAGTGGCGTCTTTGAATCTGGGAAGATGAATATGCTGTTAGGCGCCAGCGGTACCGGAAAAAGCGTGCTGCTTAAATGCATTGTAGGTCTGGTAAAGCCAGACGTAGGCAGCATTACCTATGATGGCCGTATCTTCGCCAACAACAAACTGGACATTAAACAGGAAATACGCCGTAAGATTGGCATGCTGTTCCAGGGCGGGGCCTTGTTTGACTCCATGAACGTGAACGAGAACGTGGAATTCCCCTTGATCATGCTCACCGACATGGGCAAGGCCGAACGAAAAGAGCGGGTAGAGTTTTGTTTAAAGCGCGTAGGGCTGGAAAACGCCGGAAACTTGATGCCCTCTGAACTCAGCGGCGGGATGAAGAAACGCGTTGGCATTGCCCGCGCCATTGCGCCCCATTGTACCTACTTGTTCTGTGATGAGCCCAACTCTGGCCTGGACCCTTTGACCGCCCTTAAGATTGACGAACTCATTAAGGAGATCACGGAGGAATATGACATCACCACCATTGTGGTAACCCATGACATGAACTCGGTGCTGGAGTACGGAGACAACGTCATGTTCCTGTATGAGGGTAAAAAACTCTGGGAAGGCCATAGCAGCACCATTATGGACACCCACGTGAAAGAACTCAACGACTTCATCTTCTCTAACCGCCTCATGCGGGACGCCAAAAAGATTGAGCAGATTGAAGAGGAAGAACAGAATAAA